CGCAGTTCCGCGGCGCTCCTCACCGGCTCGTCCACGATGACCGCTCCCTCCGGGGCTCCCGGGATGTCGTCGGGGAGGGCGACTTCGACGGCGAATCCGGTGGTCACCTCCGCGAGGCGGCGGTGCCACGCAAGCGACGGGACTCCCGCGCCGTTGAGCCCGAGGAGGGCGTAATAGCGGGCCTTGAGCTGCGCGAACCGGGCCCGGTCGATCTTCTCCCCGGAGAAGGGCCCTCCCCGGATCTCCTCCTCGAACCAGCGGTCCGGGAGGGTGTCGTCCTTCTCGGTCAGCCCCAGGCGCGCGTTGAGGAGACGCTCGATCCCGGTGATGTTGCGGCCGATCCCGTCGAGCTGCTCCGGGGTGAACTCCTCCCCGGTCAGCTCCCTGACCTGCAGGGCGAACTCCTCGCACCCGGCGGTGGAGGGGGAGTTGAAGAGCTTGGTCGCGAAGCGGCAGACGCCGACGGCGTCCCCCACCGCGAAGGTGTTCTCGCAGGCCCGGACCGCATGCTCCTTCCCGTCGTAGCGGTTCGGCTCCGGCGACACGGATCCGCCGTAGAGGGCTCTCTTGAACTCCGGGTCGTCGTTGATCCGGGCGTTGATCTCGAGGGTGGGACGGTTCCGGAGGTGATCCATCCCCCGCGTGGAGACGGCGACGCCGAGGGCGAAGCCCTTGAGGATCCTCGAGTCGTGCGGGTCGGTCTGGAAGAGCCCCTTGACGGCCATCCGGTAGCGGAGGGCCTCCCGAGGATATCTCCCCCGCTCCACCGCCCGGGAGGAGTCGGCAATGACGTCGCCGAACCCTTCCCGACGGGCCGTCAGGAAGAGCAGCTTCTCGATCACCTCGTAGTTGCCCCAGGTCAGCTCGAGCCCCCCGGTGTCCTCCCGGGAGAGGATCCCCCGCTGGTACAGCTCCATGGCCCAGGCGATGGCGCTTCCGGTGCTGGCCGAGTCGAGCCCCAGGTCGTTCAGGATGTTGTTCAGCCGCAGGACCTGCTCGGGCTCCCGGAGCCCGACCATCGGGCCCATCTTCCCCAGGGTGACGTAGTCGGGGCCCTCCCCCTTGTCGTGCCGGTCGAAGGAGCCGTCGCCCCGGATCCCCCGGTAGTTCTTCTCCCGCCGATGCTCCCGGTCCGCCTGGCTCTCGTCATAGGGGGCGTTCCCGGCCACTCCCTTGAGCGCGCTGGCTCCCCACCCCCCTACCCCCTCGGGGGTCATGTCGTTCAGGGGGCGGCACCGGACGGGACATTTCAGGCAGCTGTCCATGCCGGTGCGGTAGGGGTCGAGATTGCCCGCGTCCAGGGAGTCGTCCCAGACCGTCTCCTGGTTGTTCCTGACCGCGATGGCCCCCAGGATCCGGCTCGGCTTGTAGAGGAAGGGGGTCCCGACTTTTTTCAGCGCATGCTTGACCGCGCTGGCCGACAGGACCTTCCGGGCGAACTCCCGGTTGTTCTCCTTGAAGGCCTGCGAGAGGTCGGGATGTGTGCAGCGCCCCCGGATCATGACCGCCTTGAGCCGGAGGGAGCCCATCTTCGCCCCCGTGCCCCCGCGGGCGTAGATCGCCTTGGGTCCCCCCATGATTCCGGAGCAGAGGACCAGGTTTTCCCCGGCCCGGGTGATCCTGGCCAACGCCATGTCCTTGCGCTCGGTGCAGGTGAAGTCGCGCTCGACGGCCCGGACGAGGTCGATGTTGTCCATGCCGAGGTAGGAGGCGGCGTCGTGGAAGCGGACCCGTTCCTCCGAGATCTCGAGGAGGGTCCACCCCGCGGAGCGCCCGTAGAGGACCAGGTGATCGTAACCGTGCAGCTTGAGGAAGGTGGGAAAGCCATCCCCGCAGTTGCTGTCGAGGAATGCGTCGCTGTCCGGGGCGATGCTGCTGACGTTCCCCCGCGCGGCGGTGGGAACCGTCCCGGTGAGGACCCCGCTGCCGAAGATCAGGGGAACTCCGGGGTCCAGCGCCTCCCGCCCGTCCGGCAGCAGGTTGTAGAGGAGGAACATGTTCCCGCCGCGGCCGCCGAGGAAGGTGCGGAAGACCTCCCGGGGGAGGTACCCGGAGCGATGCTCCCGGCGCTCCAGGTCGACGAAGAGCACGGCCCCCTGCGTCGGGTACCGGGGACGGTCGTGCATCCGGCCCGACAGCCGCTCCACCTTTTCCCGGATGTCCATGACCCCTTCGACGACCTCCCGTTCCGCGAACCGTTCCATTGTATCGCCCCCGGCGCGCCGAAAGAAGCGGGGCGTCGTCCGGCGGCGCCGGCGGATCAGCGCGGCTCGAGCGCCTTGACCAGCCCCCGGACCATCGTGTTGAAGGGGGTGGCGATCCCGGCCTGCGCTCCGTACTCGATGATCTTGCCGTTGATGTAGTCGATCTCGGTCCTCCGTCCCGCCTCGATATCCTGGCGCATGGACGGCTTGTGGTGCCCCGCGCTCCGGATGTAGCCGACGCAGTAGGGGTAGAAGTCCGGGCCGAGGAAGATCTCGTTCGCCCGGGCCACGGCGATCCCCTCCTTGATCAGGGAGTCGACCAGGGTGAAGAGGATCGGGTCGCTGATGACCTCGGCCATCGTCTTGCCGGTGATCGCGCAGATCGGGTTCATGCAGGCGTTCATGACCGCCTTCCGCCAGACCATGCTCAGGATCTGCCCGGTGTGGACGGTGTCGAGCCCGCACCGGGTGAGGACCTCGCAGATCGCGACGGCGGCCTTGCGCGCCCCGGGGTCGAGCTCCTGGAGAACGTGGGGGCGATGGTGGAAGGCGAGCCGGACGTGGCCCGGAGCGATCGGAACGCACCCGAAATTCACGACCGCCCGCAGGACATGCTCCGGCCCCAGGTGGTGCGCGAGGACCCGTTCGGTGTCGATGCCGTTCTGCCAGCTGATCACGTACCGCCCCTCCCCCGGGTACCCCTCGAGGGCGGAGGCGATCAGCGGGAGCGCCGTCGCCTTGACGGCGACGAGGATCACGTCGGGAGGATCGTCGAGGATCTCCTCGATCCGGGGGGTCGTCCGGGCCACCTTCGCCTTCAGGATGTCGGTCCCCTCGATCCGGATCCCGGGATCGCGCGCCGGCGCAAGGAGCGACGGTACGATGTCGCACAGGGTGACCTCGCACCCCCCCTTCGAGAGAAACGCGGCGATGACGTTGCCGACCGGCCCGGCTCCGATGACCGCGAACTTCTTCGGCCTGTAGCGTCGTTTTGCCATCGGCTACCCCGGATTCTCGAGGATCCCGAAGTCGTCGGCGCTGAGCAGCCTGACGTGGTTCCGCTTCAGGATCTCGATCGCGCGGTCGTTGTCGCTGAACCGGAAGACCATCACCGCCTTCCCGGAGGTCCCCCCGGCAAGGGCGTACATGTACTCGACGTTCACCCGGCTCTCCTTGAACGGCTTGAGCACCCTGGCCAGGCTGCCGGGAACGTCGTCGATCTCCGCGGCGACGACGTCGTCGATCCGGGCCGGGAGCTGCTTTTCCATGACCACCCGGCGGGCCCGGGCGACGTCCGACACGAGGATGCGAAGGACCCCGAAGTCGGAGGTGTCGCTGATGCAGAGNNNNNNNNNNNNNNNNNNNNNNNNNNNNNNNNNNNNNNNNNNNNNNNNNNNNNNNNNNNNNNNNNNNNNNNNNNNNNNNNNGTATTGCATCGTGACCCACTGCGCCGAGTTCGTCGGCGCGAACAGGCCCAGATTCACCTCGCTCTCCGTGCGCTTCAGCTTGAAGTCGAAGCCGTTGGGGTTGGCGGAGAAGTCGATGGGCTGCGTCCTGTAGGTGAACCGTTCGGCTCCGGTCGTGAGGGCGATGTTGTTCGGGCGCCAGACGCCGTTGATGACCTGGCCGTGGCGAGTGGGGTTCATGCGGTGGTGCATCGTCTCCCACTTCGCGCTTACCTTCAAGCTGGACTTATAGTCCAGGTTGAAGGACATGGCCTCTTCCCGGCTGCCGATGTCCTTCAGCGAGAAGTCGAGCAGCCCCAGGCCGCCTTGATTGCCGACGGACACGTCGCCGTGGGCGCCATAATACAGCTTGCCGTCGTACTCCAGGGCCCCCTGCTTGTTCCAGCTTGAGTCGAGGTCCACGTAACGGGCGCCGACGGTCGCGTCGTATGTGGATTCGGCGCGTCCGGGCGCGGCGCACAGTCCGGCCAACAGTCCTGCAAGCATGAGGCGATTCATGGGATTCCTCCCGAAATAGTTGGGTTTCATGATTAGTCCTTGAGTCCGGCCTTCCGGTCGGAACCGTGAATCTGATTGTGGCAGTCGGTGCACCGCGCTCGCTGTTGGATGACGTTCAACGAGATGGTTTGCTGGCCGGCGGCGCCGGAGCGGGACTGAGCGTGAGGCCACCGGTGACAGCTCAGGCAGAGGTAGGGCTGGTTCTGCTTGAGGAGCTTGTCGTTGGCCGAGCCGTNNNNNNNNNNNNGGGGATGCTCGAAGGCGAACGGGCCCGCCTTGTCGCCGTGGCACTTAAAGCAGAGCTCCTCGCTGGAGTCGGCCTTCAGGTTGCCTTCGATGCCGCCATGCGGGTTATGGCAGGACACGCAGGTCATCTTGCCTTCCGGGACGGGATGGTGCGAGGCCAGGCGCATGTCGGCCTTCTGCTTGGCGTGGCACTTGAGGCAGGTGTCGGTCGCGCCCTNNNNNNNNNNNNNNNNNNNNNNNNNNNNNNNNNNNNNNNNNNNNNNNNNNNNNNNNNNNNNNNNNNNNNNNNNNNNNCAGAGGTCCGCGGCCGCGGCCGCGTCGAGCTTCTTGGGGTTGGTGATCTTCGTGACGTCCCCGCCGCCGTCGGCGTGCGCGCCGCCCGCGCCGTGGCAAGACTCGCAGGCGTCGGCGAGCTTCGCGGCGGAGAGCGACTTGCGTCCGTGGAAGGTCTTCGCGAACTTCTCGGAGANNNNNNNNNNNNNNNNNNNNNNNNNNNNNNTGCCGACCTTCTTCTCTTGGGCGGCGGATCTGCTCACGAAGGCGATGCTCATCAGCGCGCAGAACACCAGCGCGCTCATGAACTTGTTCTTACAAGTCATGCTCTTCCCCCTCTTCTCGTGTGCGGCCTCTCGGGCCGATTGCGAATGACACATATG
The window above is part of the Deltaproteobacteria bacterium GWC2_65_14 genome. Proteins encoded here:
- a CDS encoding amino acid-binding protein — translated: LCISDTSDFGVLRILVSDVARARRVVMEKQLPARIDDVVAAEIDDVPGSLARVLKPFKESRVNVEYMYALAGGTSGKAVMVFRFSDNDRAIEILKRNHVRLLSADDFGILENPG
- a CDS encoding 2-dehydropantoate 2-reductase — encoded protein: MAKRRYRPKKFAVIGAGPVGNVIAAFLSKGGCEVTLCDIVPSLLAPARDPGIRIEGTDILKAKVARTTPRIEEILDDPPDVILVAVKATALPLIASALEGYPGEGRYVISWQNGIDTERVLAHHLGPEHVLRAVVNFGCVPIAPGHVRLAFHHRPHVLQELDPGARKAAVAICEVLTRCGLDTVHTGQILSMVWRKAVMNACMNPICAITGKTMAEVISDPILFTLVDSLIKEGIAVARANEIFLGPDFYPYCVGYIRSAGHHKPSMRQDIEAGRRTEIDYINGKIIEYGAQAGIATPFNTMVRGLVKALEPR
- a CDS encoding aldehyde ferredoxin oxidoreductase gives rise to the protein MDIREKVERLSGRMHDRPRYPTQGAVLFVDLERREHRSGYLPREVFRTFLGGRGGNMFLLYNLLPDGREALDPGVPLIFGSGVLTGTVPTAARGNVSSIAPDSDAFLDSNCGDGFPTFLKLHGYDHLVLYGRSAGWTLLEISEERVRFHDAASYLGMDNIDLVRAVERDFTCTERKDMALARITRAGENLVLCSGIMGGPKAIYARGGTGAKMGSLRLKAVMIRGRCTHPDLSQAFKENNREFARKVLSASAVKHALKKVGTPFLYKPSRILGAIAVRNNQETVWDDSLDAGNLDPYRTGMDSCLKCPVRCRPLNDMTPEGVGGWGASALKGVAGNAPYDESQADREHRREKNYRGIRGDGSFDRHDKGEGPDYVTLGKMGPMVGLREPEQVLRLNNILNDLGLDSASTGSAIAWAMELYQRGILSREDTGGLELTWGNYEVIEKLLFLTARREGFGDVIADSSRAVERGRYPREALRYRMAVKGLFQTDPHDSRILKGFALGVAVSTRGMDHLRNRPTLEINARINDDPEFKRALYGGSVSPEPNRYDGKEHAVRACENTFAVGDAVGVCRFATKLFNSPSTAGCEEFALQVRELTGEEFTPEQLDGIGRNITGIERLLNARLGLTEKDDTLPDRWFEEEIRGGPFSGEKIDRARFAQLKARYYALLGLNGAGVPSLAWHRRLAEVTTGFAVEVALPDDIPGAPEGAVIVDEPVRSAAELREALNRRLPHAAKKLEDRSLVVSVNGGLILSNEQDAPVRNGDQVVVMRILSGG